The Erigeron canadensis isolate Cc75 chromosome 4, C_canadensis_v1, whole genome shotgun sequence genome window below encodes:
- the LOC122595919 gene encoding acyl-coenzyme A oxidase 3, peroxisomal, translated as MDRVNFRTQILARHLYNHQNPITTNLDATPCVSYTPPELTEPQSEFDTKSLRKLLDGNSIQDIDYIYNLMIQSTLFCPRNRGGKVFVSPDYNQSMEQQREMTMKRIEYLRNLGAFNGWFDKKGFEGDLWRFALAETISIFDHSLGIKLGVHFFLWGGAIRFMGTKRHHDKWYKPTETYEVKGSFAMTELGHGSNVRGIETITRYDASTQEFIIITPCESAQKYWIGGAANHATHTIVFSQLEIDGVNQGVHAFVAQIRDTDGNVCPNVRIADCGHKIGLNGVDNGRIWFDNLRIPRENLLNSVADVSPDGKYLSAIKDPDQRFAAFLAPLTSGRVTIAASAMNTTKIGLATTIRYSLSRRAFSIIPNEPEVLLLDYPSHQRRLLPLLAKTYALTFASNYLKMIYVKRTPESNKTVHVVSSALKAVLTWHCMRTLQECREACGGQGIKTENHVGHLKSEYDVQLTFEGDNNVLMQQVSKALLAEFLAAKKRNKPIRGFGLEHLNKPAPVIPSQLTSSILRTSQFQTEMFCLRERDLLHRFVTEVSQHQTQGESKEHIFTVTYQIAEDLGRAFSDRLILQTYLDVESTVPAGSLKNILGLMRSMYTTIVMEEDASFLRYGYLSTANAAVVRKEVPKLCSELRPHALSLVSSFGIPDAFLAPIAFNWVDANAWSSV; from the exons atgGATCGGGTCAATTTTCGGACCCAAATCTTAGCCCGGCATCTTTACAACCACCAAAACCCCATAACCACAAATCTTGACGCCACCCCATGTGTCAGCTACACTCCACCTGAACTAACAGAGCCACAATCTGAATTTGACACAAAATCACTAAGAAAACTATTAGATGGAAATAGTATAcaagatatagattatatatataacttaatgaTACAGAGTACTCTGTTTTGCCCAAGAAACAGGGGAGGGAAAGTTTTTGTTTCACCTGATTATAATCAGTCAATGGAACAACAAAGAGAAATGACCATGAAAAGAATTGAGTATTTGAGAAATTTAGGTGCTTTTAATGGTTGGTTTGATAAAAAAGGATTTGAAGGTGATTTGTGGAGATTTGCACTTGCTGAAACTATTAGTATTTTTGATCATTCTCTTGGGATTAAACTTGGTGTTCATTTCTTTTTAtg GGGTGGTGCAATCCGTTTCATGGGTACAAAGCGCCATCACGATAAATGGTATAAGCCTACCGAGACTTATGAAGTGAAGGGTTCTTTTGCAATGACTGAATTAGGACATGGAAGTAAT GTCAGAGGCATTGAAACGATCACTCGATATGATGCAAGCACCCAAGAATTTATCATTATTACTCCTTGCGAGTCTGCTCAGAAGTATTGGATTGGAGGTGCCGCTAAT CATGCTACACACACAATCGTTTTCTCACAGCTCGAGATTGATGGTGTGAATCAAGGGGTGCATGCTTTTGTAGCACAGATCAGAGATACAGATGGAAATGTCTGTCCAAATGTCCGTATTGCTGATTGTGGTCACAAAATCGGCTTAAATGGTGTTGACAATGGTCGAATCTG GTTTGACAATTTAAGGATACCTAGAGAGAACTTGTTGAATTCTGTTGCTGATGTGTCACCAGATGGGAAATATTTGAGTGCGATAAAAGATCCAGATCAG AGATTTGCAGCCTTTTTGGCCCCCTTGACGTCTGGGCGTGTAACTATTGCTGCTAGTGCAATGAACACAACAAAG ATTGGTTTAGCAACAACAATAAGGTACTCTCTGTCAAGGAGAGCATTTTCTATCATACCAAATGAACCTGAAGTTCTCCTGCTCGATTATCCAAGCCATCAGAGGCGTCTCTTACCTCTTCTCGCAAAAAC ATATGCTCTGACTTTTGCTTCAAACTATCTGAAGATGATATACGTGAAAAGGACACCTGAATCAAACAAGACTGTCCATGTTGTTTCAAGTGCACTCAAGGCTGTTTTAACCTGGCATTGCATGCGAACCCTTCAG GAATGTCGAGAAGCTTGTGGTGGACAGGGCATCAAGACTGAAAATCATGTTGGCCATTTAAAAAGTGAGTACGATGTTCAGTTAACTTTTGAAGGCGACAACAATGTTTTGATGCAACAG GTTAGTAAGGCACTCCTTGCGGAGTTTTTGGCGGCCAAGAAAAGGAACAAACCAATTAGAGGTTTTGGACTAGAACACTTGAACAAACCGGCTCCCGTTATTCCTTCACAACTCACAAGCTCAATTCTAAGAACTTCTCAGTTCCAG ACTGAGATGTTCTGCTTACGCGAGAGAGATCTATTGCATCGTTTTGTTACAGAAGTTTCACAGCATCAAACTCAAGGAGAAAGCAAAGAACATATATTCACAGTG ACCTATCAAATTGCCGAGGATTTGGGCAGAGCCTTCTCAGATCGCTTAATCCTACAAACATATCTTGACGTTGAATCAACTGTTCCTGCAGGCTCTTTGAAG AATATATTAGGTTTAATGAGATCAATGTACACTACAATTGTGATGGAAGAAGATGCATCGTTTCTTCGATATGGCTACTTATCAACAGCCAATGCGGCAGTGGTTAGGAAAGAGGTCCCAAAACTGTGCAGTGAATTAAGACCACATGCACTTTCTTTGGTGAGCTCTTTTGGAATTCCTGATGCTTTCTTGGCACCAATTGCTTTCAACTGGGTTGATGCCAATGCATGGTCTTCAGTTTAA
- the LOC122596280 gene encoding OPA3-like protein, producing MILPFGKLGTLALKTFCKPIAKRIKKEAGRYPQFRHSIINVAQLNHRFKTKLQRRIYGHAIDAAIRPLNEEKAVQAAADMLGELFVFTVAGIAVILEVQRSSKAEARKEAMRRQELEALRQRDEDLAREVEMLKCKITEIEQVTKGRGLGNFLKPLWIDSRHIQ from the exons atgatattacCATTTGGGAAGCTAGGAACACTTGCTTTGAAAACATTTTGCAAACCAATCGCTAAAAGAATCAAAAAAGAAGCCGGTCGTTATCCTCAGTTCCGTCACTCCATTATCAATGTTGCTCAg CTTAATCATCGATTTAAAACAAAGTTGCAAAGGCGAATATATGGTCATGCAATAGATGCCGCTATTCGCCCTCTTAACGAGGAAAAAGCCGTTCAAGCGGCTGCAGATATGCTTGGGGAACTCTTTGTGTTCACC GTTGCAGGAATCGCGGTTATCTTGGAGGTCCAAAGAAGTTCAAAAGCAGAAGCTAGGAAGGAGGCCATGCGTAGACAAGAACTAGAG GCATTGAGACAACGTGATGAAGATCTTGCTAGAGAAGTTGAGATGCTCAAATGCAAAATCACCGAGATAGAACAAGTTACTAAAGGACGAGGGTTAGGTAACTTTCTGAAGCCTCTTTGGATCGACTCCAGGCATATTCAATGA
- the LOC122596044 gene encoding F-box protein At4g00893-like: MTAMMWEEMADPKNAVFFVDLVSDKSIFYRHAISSELGGYVHIRDETGKMIYSYDVEDKTISLSSVPFPTCHMLLWECRLEGDHREAQCIIDSKREGEDKMLATSVMDDKVEFNSMMSESGLQNIPFHLLEMIMEFCVGVEYMHFRATCKRCHLAAPLIPWSNKETATLISPWLMVVDKNQGIITFTDPVFGDKYFMRNSLVSIHDDTICCSRFGWVLFHSSADVTFVNPFTSAIRKLPATWRFLDSVCFSAPPTSPDCMVAGFTLRGEPHVYIHLVAREQTWRRIRLYDGPSSFCFPTLYGRDLYTISKNGELYAFRNIVQQQAQEQDYVWSKVVGAQSRFGQYFLVNCDQHLLLVIVGHFGETVEVFKLNDHKREWEMIESIGRYTIYISRTTCLSMEAKTSEMENKIFFPRLHSKNGKIVFYSLKTCRFHTFDGKNIIKENSNIGIEHVNPNVWIEPSWS, encoded by the exons ATGACTGCTATGATGTGGGAAGAAATGGCAGACCCCAAGAATGCTGTATTTTTTGTGGATCTTGTTAGTGATAAATCGATTTTTTACCGACATGCAATTTCTTCAGAGTTAGGGGGATATGTACACATTCGCGATGAAACGGGCAAAATGATATACTCGTATGATGTTGAAGATAAAACCATTTCCCTATCATCTGTACCTTTTCCAACATGCCACATGTTGTTGTGGGAATGCAG GTTAGAAGGTGATCATAGAGAAGCACAGTGCATTATTGATTCTAAACGAGAAGGCGAGGATAAGATGCTGGCTACTTCAGTTATGGATGATAAGGTTGAGTTCAATAGCATGATGAGTGAATCAGGCCTACAAAATATCCCGTTTCATTTGTTGGAGATGATTATGGAGTTTTGTGTTGGTGTGGAGTACATGCACTTTCGCGCTACATGCAAACGTTGTCATTTAGCAGCACCTTTGATACCATGGAGTAACAAAGAAACAGCAACATTAATTTCACCCTGGCTAATGGTGGTAGACAAGAATCAGGGAATTATCACTTTTACAGATCCGGTGTTTGGTGACAAGTACTTCATGAGAAATTCATTGGTATCAATCCATGATGACACAATATGCTGTTCTAGGTTTGGTTGGGTGTTGTTTCATAGCAGTGCAGACGTAACGTTTGTTAACCCCTTCACAAGTGCTATCCGCAAGCTCCCAGCTACATGGCGTTTTTTGGATAGCGTATGTTTCTCAGCACCACCTACTTCCCCTGATTGCATGGTTGCTGGATTCACACTAAGAGGCGAACCGCATGTTTACATCCACTTAGTAGCTAGAGAACAAACCTGGCGCAGGATCCGTTTGTATGATGGTCCGtcttctttttgttttccaacgTTATATGGTCGAGATCTTTATACTATCAGCAAAAACGGAGAACTTTATGCTTTCAGAAATATAGTCCAACAACAAGCACAAGAACAAGATTACGTCTGGAGTAAAGTTGTAGGCGCACAAAGTCGTTTTGGACAGTACTTTTTAGTGAATTGTGATCAACATCTTTTACTAGTCATAGTGGGCCATTTTGGAGAAACTGTAGAGGTATTTAAGCTGAATGATCATAAAAGGGAATGGGAGATGATAGAGTCTATTGGAAGGTACACGATCTACATCTCTCGTACAACATGTTTGAGCATGGAAGCCAAAACATCAGAAATGGAAAACAAGATCTTTTTTCCAAGATTGCATTCCAAGAATGGCAAGATAGTGTTCTATTCACTTAAAACATGCAGGTTTCACACCTTTGATggcaaaaatattattaaagaaaattcCAATATTGGAATTGAGCATGTCAACCCCAATGTGTGGATTGAACCAAGTTGGTCTTAG
- the LOC122597286 gene encoding acyl-coenzyme A oxidase 3, peroxisomal-like, whose product MDRVTFRTQVLARHFQSHHNHTAEHLDIAECVNYSPPEISEPPSDFDTKSLRKLLDGDSIDEIDYMFNLMTQSTLFCPRERGGTVFISPDFNQSMQQQREMTMKRIDYLRKQGVFNGWLTRKGPAAELLGFTRANSCGVFDHSLGIKLGVHFFLWGGAIKFMGTKRHHDKWLKPSESYEVKGCFAMTELGHGSNVRGIETVTRYDAATQEFIISTPCESAQKYWIGGAANDATHTVVFSQLEINGVSQGVHAFIAQLRDMKGNICPNIRIADCGHKLGLNGVDDGRIWFDNLRVPRENMLNSVADVTPDGQYTSAIKDPDQRFAAFLAPLTCGRVTIATCSMNTTKIGLAVALRYSLSRRAFSVRSNEPEVLLLDYPSHQRRLLPLVAKTYALSFASEYLKNIYVNRTRTSLKSVHVISSALKATLTWHAMRTLQECREACGGQGLKTENHVGHLKSEHDVQLTLEGDNNVLMQQVSKALLMEMVAAKKRNKEIQGMGLEHLNKPAPIIPSQLTSSALRTAQLQTDIFRLRERDLLHRFVTEVSQRQAQGESKEHIFSVTYQIAEDLGRAFSDRLILQTYLDVEATVPTGSLKSVLGLMRSMYTTIVMEEDASFLRYGYLSTENAAVVRKEVPKLCSELRPHALALVTAFGIPDALLGPIAFNWIDANAWPSLKRQHHVVPMHDRKQFLHI is encoded by the exons ATGGATCGGGTCACCTTTCGGACTCAAGTACTAGCCCGTCATTTCCAGAGCCATCATAACCACACGGCTGAGCACCTCGACATAGCAGAATGTGTCAACTACTCCCCACCAGAGATATCTGAGCCACCATCTGATTTTGATACCAAATCACTTCGTAAGCTCCTAGATGGTGACAGCATTGATGAAATCGACTACATGTTCAATCTGATGACACAGAGCACTCTGTTTTGCCCAAGAGAAAGAGGTGGCACAGTGTTCATTTCACCAGATTTTAACCAGTCAATGCAGCAGCAGAGAGAAATGACCATGAAAAGAATCGATTACCTGAGAAAACAAGGAGTTTTCAATGGGTGGCTAACTAGGAAGGGACCTGCTGCAGAGCTTTTGGGTTTTACTCGAGCTAACTCGTGTGGTGTTTTTGATCATTCTCTTGGGATTAAGCTTGGTGTTCATTTCTTTTTATG GGGTGGTGCAATCAAATTTATGGGCACAAAACGCCATCATGACAAATGGCTGAAACCATCCGAGAGTTATGAAGTCAAGGGTTGCTTTGCTATGACCGAGTTAGGACATGGAAGCAAT GTCCGGGGCATTGAAACAGTTACAAGATATGATGCAGCCACTCAGGAATTCATCATCAGCACTCCTTGTGAATCTGCTCAGAAGTACTGGATTGGAGGTGCAGCTAAT gaTGCTACACACACAGTAGTTTTCTCACAGCTTGAAATTAACGGTGTCAGTCAAGGAGTGCATGCTTTTATAGCCCAACTCAGAGACATGAAAGGGAATATATGTCCAAATATTCGTATAGCCGATTGTGGTCATAAGCTTGGGTTAAATGGTGTTGATGATGGTCGAATATG GTTTGACAATCTACGAGTACCTAGAGAGAACATGTTAAATTCAGTTGCTGATGTCACACCAGATGGACAATATACAAGTGCAATAAAAGACCCGGATCAG AGATTTGCAGCCTTTTTGGCTCCGCTAACATGTGGTCGTGTGACTATTGCAACGTGTTCTATGAACACAACAAAG ATTGGTTTAGCGGTTGCACTAAGGTACTCTTTGTCAAGGAGAGCCTTTTCAGTTCGATCAAATGAACCTGAAGTTCTCCTGCTTGATTATCCAAGTCATCAAAGGCGACTCTTGCCTCTTGTAGCAAAGAC ATACGCTTTGAGTTTTGCTTCAGAATATTTGAAGAATATATACGTGAACAGAACACGCACATCACTAAAAAGTGTTCATGTCATTTCTAGTGCACTTAAGGCTACTTTAACTTGGCATGCTATGAGAACCCTTCAG GAATGTCGAGAAGCTTGTGGTGGGCAAGGTCTGAAGACTGAAAATCATGTTGGTCATTTGAAAAGTGAGCATGATGTGCAACTTACTCTAGAAGGAGACAATAATGTTCTGATGCAACAG GTTAGCAAGGCACTCCTCATGGAAATGGTGGCAGCCAAAAAAAGGAATAAAGAAATTCAAGGTATGGGACtagaacacttaaacaaacCTGCTCCCATTATCCCTTCTCAGCTCACAAGCTCCGCCCTCAGGACCGCTCAGTTACAG ACCGATATCTTCCGCCTAAGGGAGAGGGATTTATTGCACCGCTTTGTAACAGAAGTCTCACAGCGCCAGGCTCAGGGAGAAAGCAAAGAACATATATTCTCAGTG ACCTATCAAATTGCTGAGGATTTGGGCAGAGCCTTCTCAGATCGCTTAATTCTACAAACATATCTTGATGTTGAAGCAACCGTTCCTACAGGCTCTCTAAAA AGCGTATTAGGTCTAATGAGATCAATGTACACCACAATTGTGATGGAAGAAGATGCCTCATTTCTTCGATATGGTTACTTATCAACAGAAAATGCCGCAGTGGTTAGGAAAGAGGTTCCTAAACTGTGCAGTGAATTAAGACCACATGCACTTGCTTTAGTGACTGCTTTCGGAATCCCTGATGCCCTTTTGGGACCGATAGCTTTCAACTGGATCGACGCCAATGCATGGCCTTCACTAAAAAGACAACACCATGTTGTCCCCATGCATGATAGAAAACAGTTCCTCcatatatga